A genomic window from Dermacentor silvarum isolate Dsil-2018 chromosome 9, BIME_Dsil_1.4, whole genome shotgun sequence includes:
- the LOC119463510 gene encoding uncharacterized protein LOC119463510, protein MRRSRRQRERLLKIRETREKFLEGGSASSGSVFGRKRRGVQARRSSIMALKDDKKFRNAAGGGTPLTDMEGVAPTRAVVIDVSSGSPASEGSSEDEDDAAGVTRKSRELIKPEELLADNDSLQTFKDVCSPRKKGLASPPPGVHGPSESQTETASLTSTAAADQAAVCNTPPPKKLAEPFAGAKSPRKSALHKRKASRRASVVSRSAGEKVTKPAPAMSPSVATMDSSSAVAGKASPPQGDFSSATSLLSTKEPITCDKRTAPASPAESVAKKDKAKRRKPKARSRRKKAREKVSKAASGAGAKSPATLEASYTGGDVDSGAVSEDKPRRKQGTAGTPSQDKERSRVARPPIASRVSSLSTGATAHSQAAEAARSDASAQRQSSAGKGSHLGAKTIKQDRTVTPKTAVPHGLKKRTASKREERIAEAKPSAQTPVDAPRSSEAVGISAAVSREETGVHKRHAKKHRTSKSPARVVETSCGAATSARDTEPERPSTVTPRPAASPGSAERVFDEVVAVRHHRRRSHGGSNKHAKEDDRRRRSTKAKGHRPVESTSPATGGELPSATLANVTADVGGGPSRVKDCAAATARTDAFADLTTSVVSAPSPRSRVVPPTADGTLSGTDTMFSLGGERRPPRATTAVRGDDVTVHMDLTSRNRAAMFWPFGRSGHKKKK, encoded by the coding sequence ATGCGGCGCAGTCGCAGGCAGCGCGAGCGTCTCCTGAAGATTCGCGAGACGCGCGAGAAGTTCCTGGAAGGTGGCAGCGCCAGCAGCGGCAGCGTGTTCGGCAGGAAGCGACGCGGCGTACAGGCTCGCAGGAGCTCCATCATGGCCTTAAAGGACGACAAGAAATTCAGGAATGCGGCCGGTGGAGGTACGCCGCTGACGGATATGGAAGGCGTCGCCCCCACGCGAGCCGTCGTCATAGATGTCTCCTCCGGGTCGCCGGCCTCCGAAGGGAGCTCGGAAGACGAGGACGACGCGGCGGGTGTCACCCGGAAGAGCAGAGAACTTATCAAACCCGAAGAGCTGCTCGCGGACAACGACAGCCTGCAGACGTTCAAGGACGTATGCAGTCCCCGCAAGAAAGGCCTCGCATCCCCGCCGCCGGGAGTACACGGGCCGTCAGAGTCGCAGACCGAGACCGCGTCTCTCACCAGCACTGCGGCGGCGGATCAAGCAGCAGTCTGCAATACGCCCCCACCCAAGAAGCTGGCAGAACCGTTCGCGGGTGCGAAGTCGCCGAGGAAATCTGCTCTCCACAAGCGCAAGGCGTCTAGGAGAGCTTCCGTAGTGTCGCGCAGCGCCGGCGAGAAAGTGACAAAGCCAGCGCCAGCAATGTCACCGTCTGTCGCGACGATGGACTCGTCGTCCGCGGTGGCTGGTAAAGCGAGCCCGCCGCAAGGCGACTTCTCTTCGGCAACAAGCTTATTGAGCACCAAGGAGCCCATCACGTGTGACAAACGCACTGCGCCTGCGAGCCCGGCCGAAAGCGTCGCGAAGAAAGACAAGGCTAAGCGACGAAAACCGAAGGCCAGAAGCCGCAGGAAGAAAGCGAGGGAGAAGGTGTCAAAAGCCGCGTCCGGCGCAGGAGCGAAATCGCCCGCTACTCTTGAGGCCTCGTACACGGGTGGCGATGTGGATTCAGGTGCCGTCAGCGAAGATAAGCCGCGTAGGAAGCAAGGAACTGCCGGAACCCCTTCGCAAGACAAAGAGCGCTCCCGTGTTGCAAGACCTCCAATCGCCAGCAGGGTGTCTTCACTTTCTACTGGCGCAACCGCTCATTCACAGGCTGCTGAAGCTGCGCGAAGCGATGCAAGCGCGCAGAGGCAGTCGTCTGCTGGCAAGGGCAGTCATCTCGGCGCGAAAACGATCAAACAAGACAGAACTGTCACGCCGAAGACCGCAGTGCCACACGGCTTGAAGAAACGGACAGCGAGCAAACGGGAAGAACGCATCGCCGAAGCCAAGCCGTCCGCACAGACTCCGGTGGACGCTCCGAGAAGTAGCGAGGCTGTCGGGATATCCGCAGCGGTTAGTCGTGAAGAGACCGGCGTGCATAAAAGGCACGCCAAGAAGCACAGGACCTCCAAGTCGCCAGCCCGTGTTGTCGAGACATCTTGCGGAGCGGCCACGTCGGCTAGAGACACCGAACCAGAAAGACCCAGCACGGTAACCCCACGCCCTGCAGCGTCTCCCGGCAGTGCCGAGAGGGTCTTCGACGAAGTCGTGGCCGTCCGCCACCATCGTCGACGTAGCCACGGCGGGTCCAATAAGCACGCCAAAGAGGACGACCGCAGGCGGCGCTCCACAAAGGCAAAGGGACACCGCCCCGTGGAATCCACGTCGCCGGCGACCGGCGGCGAACTTCCGTCGGCGACGCTCGCCAACGTGACTGCTGACGTCGGCGGCGGCCCATCCAGGGTCAAGGACTGCGCCGCGGCGACGGCACGCACGGACGCCTTTGCCGATTTGACTACGAGCGTGGTGTCTGCGCCGTCGCCGCGTAGCCGCGTCGTGCCGCCCACTGCAGACGGAACACTGTCGGGCACCGAcacgatgttctcgttgggcGGCGAGAGGCGTCCACCCAGGGCGACGACGGCCGTCAGGGGCGACGACGTCACCGTCCACATGGACCTGACCAGTCGCAACAGGGCGGCCATGTTCTGGCCATTTGGCCGCAGCGGCCACAagaaaaagaagtga